In the genome of Spirochaetia bacterium, one region contains:
- a CDS encoding AAA family ATPase produces the protein MYLKKIVIRNFRIFDAKGITVKFNKGVNAIIGENNTGKSAVIDAIRIAFGAVLYRKDIFFSKADFHIDAQGKRAETSQFDVYLEDVPKQLIEIWDPQGESLGEFHIHFYIDSSSYGNRKVKYKAWGDKEEGNQLSAETFYAINLAYLGALRDAENEMKPSRSSKLATLLDTVVEDDDKKADLVNILQQSNTQLLQAEPIIQIKDIINANLQEIEQELLSQQIDIGLVEPRFESITSSLRSWILPKWYFIQKDYEYYDRIISKCIDPKFSRLIQQTDDGMYLAIDEFLKVSEDSDDSLKSSLRLLRNHSFELYQNGLGYNNILFMATVLGDMSLEKSGVYLNLFVVEEPEAHLHPQLQELIHSFFEKRYNTSSVIQVIYTSHSPTLVSRIDINAINLLYEKNHAVCCYPLEDANLEEKEKDYLEKYIDVTKSQMFFAKGILFVEGISEAILLPDFAALLNRQFDKYAVELVNINGTAFTPFAKIATLPGEKGSFAKTAIVTDDDRCSDANSLDTYISKDLDFKTDFKTDLTDILNKLDKGTCSDRCAKIQALCSNYGIGFYQARKTFEYELALEKDNIQYMLEAIVDVFPQVGVELKKEVEQDSSLDNKAIMIWLFIRKRDASKAQIAQSLSRIIKQQLKKIAEDETVTSPFVVPEYIKNAIYSVTTTR, from the coding sequence ATGTACTTGAAAAAGATAGTAATTAGAAATTTTCGTATTTTTGATGCAAAAGGTATAACTGTAAAGTTTAATAAAGGTGTTAATGCCATTATTGGAGAAAATAACACTGGAAAATCGGCAGTCATTGATGCAATCAGGATTGCCTTTGGTGCTGTACTCTATCGAAAAGATATTTTTTTCAGTAAAGCAGATTTTCATATTGATGCCCAAGGAAAACGTGCAGAAACTTCTCAGTTTGATGTTTATCTTGAAGATGTACCTAAGCAATTAATTGAAATTTGGGATCCTCAAGGTGAGTCTCTAGGTGAGTTCCATATTCACTTTTATATAGATTCTTCTTCTTATGGAAATAGAAAAGTGAAGTATAAGGCCTGGGGTGACAAAGAGGAAGGGAATCAACTTTCTGCAGAAACTTTTTATGCAATTAATTTAGCCTACTTAGGTGCCTTGCGTGATGCAGAAAATGAAATGAAGCCGTCTCGTTCAAGTAAGCTTGCTACTTTATTAGATACTGTTGTTGAAGATGATGATAAAAAAGCAGATTTAGTAAATATATTACAACAATCAAATACTCAATTATTGCAAGCAGAGCCAATTATACAAATTAAAGATATAATCAATGCTAATCTTCAGGAAATTGAACAAGAGCTGTTATCTCAGCAAATAGATATTGGTCTTGTAGAACCTCGTTTTGAGTCAATTACCTCTTCACTCCGATCTTGGATTCTTCCTAAATGGTATTTTATTCAAAAAGATTATGAGTATTATGATAGAATTATTTCAAAGTGTATTGATCCGAAGTTTTCGCGTCTTATTCAGCAAACAGATGACGGTATGTATTTGGCAATTGATGAATTTTTAAAGGTTTCTGAGGATTCAGACGATTCACTAAAGTCTTCATTGAGATTACTGAGGAATCATTCATTTGAGTTATATCAGAATGGTTTGGGATATAATAATATTTTATTTATGGCTACTGTATTAGGAGATATGTCACTGGAAAAATCAGGCGTATATTTAAATCTATTTGTAGTTGAAGAACCTGAGGCCCATTTACATCCCCAATTACAGGAACTTATACATAGTTTTTTTGAGAAACGTTACAATACCTCTTCTGTGATACAAGTAATTTATACTTCACATTCTCCGACCTTGGTATCTAGGATTGATATCAATGCTATTAATCTTTTATATGAGAAAAATCATGCAGTCTGTTGCTATCCTTTGGAAGATGCAAACTTAGAGGAAAAAGAGAAAGATTATTTAGAAAAATATATTGATGTTACTAAGTCTCAAATGTTCTTTGCTAAGGGTATTCTATTTGTTGAGGGAATTAGTGAGGCTATACTTCTTCCTGATTTCGCGGCTTTGTTAAATCGGCAATTTGATAAGTATGCAGTTGAATTAGTCAATATCAATGGAACTGCATTTACTCCTTTTGCTAAAATAGCAACTTTACCAGGGGAAAAGGGAAGTTTTGCAAAAACCGCAATTGTTACAGATGATGATCGATGTTCAGATGCTAATTCTTTGGATACTTATATCTCAAAAGATCTTGATTTTAAAACTGATTTTAAAACTGATTTAACTGATATTTTGAACAAGTTAGATAAAGGTACCTGTTCTGATAGATGTGCAAAAATTCAAGCATTGTGTTCAAATTATGGAATTGGCTTTTATCAGGCAAGAAAAACATTTGAATATGAATTGGCTTTGGAAAAGGATAATATTCAATACATGCTTGAAGCTATTGTTGATGTATTTCCTCAAGTTGGTGTTGAACTTAAAAAGGAAGTTGAACAAGATTCTTCTTTGGATAATAAGGCAATTATGATATGGCTATTTATACGTAAGAGGGATGCATCAAAAGCACAGATTGCACAATCATTAAGCAGAATAATCAAGCAGCAACTTAAAAAAATTGCAGAGGATGAAACTGTAACTTCTCCATTTGTTGTGCCTGAATATATCAAGAATGCCATTTATTCTGTAACAACAACTCGATAA
- a CDS encoding N-6 DNA methylase, with translation MARSTTHLWQNIHLEGTIFSNDQLEAISCENAIAQKKEDYQIPPGLSLLDEIGRSYQIARALSKQFEIKITNKENNIRLVTQEFVRRFFTMCLGWDLQAVRSKHIEQYGYPLQRIAYDLVPLTVCPANLTLDFSDSAFSVSNGGSSKLTVTQMVQEYLDSVGRERWGVVSNGKSIRLLRSSPTLSRPQYLEFDLLAILEADSYNEYGILWRIFHVSRIHDAINDIPLHIWEEWRNTAIEGGERIRERLRKGVTEALCILGSGFLNNPKNSLLYEKLATGSLTEQTYHQQLLHLIYRLLFIFATEERKSDKGLRLIFLQDPLLTKERDLYDKGYSQARLRIILNSISNFNAYNDLWEAQKIVFRCLEKGERKLALPALGGLFLHTQCLDLDTAKLSNEAFLSALYCLRWSQEDNYSHWVDYGNMGTEELGSVYESLLELIPHVDLDTKSFRFIGISDEEDTAGNLRKTTGSYYTPHFLVEHLIETTLVPVLEKKIKENSTDPETAILSLKVVDPACGSGHFLLAAARTIAVRLTKLRSDANTPDGYRDALRLVIKNCIFGVDINPMAVELTKMSLWLEGFEPEKPLGFLDSHILCGNSLLGVFNLSILDYGIPSDAYKKLTKDDTEICKELRKCNSAEQKNLQVYKNDKTIRQGTLFDETEEENPLSEITNLPEDSLEEITTKTKRYKEQLTKLNDMVDMIAADTYIGAFLTVKDNSSIVPTTRLLRQIRENLKIDEKDKNAIETSRKTAREAKAFHWPLMFPNVFSSGGFDVVLGNPPWERITLQEKEFFASRRPDIANAMNAAQRRKKISKLGKSEVNTPDQLLYQQFLSACHTAETQSTFFHVNNKNQGQYPLSGKGDVNLYALFTELFSKLKKKEGSAGIIVPTGIATDDSTKELFASFINNEELQSLYDFENQNIFPAVHKSYKFCLLTLSKTKTADFACFLHTIQDLDDDRRHFQMEASDFDLINPNTHSLPLFRSKADAELTKQMYRHSQVIWNENDTKSGNPWNLSFSRLFDMSNDSKLFQTQANSSCYPLYEAKMIHRYDHRWATFDGATDKKGNLITRNVTPEEKQNPGFEIKPRYWVDKRQVLARIAQNVPSKVIKAWLDHDETQLREELLYSNNAILSKLGDSTQIWQDMDQFMDQQSPKWLMGWRDITNSTNMRTTIATIIPRSATNDKFLSIMNLDTTQAMIFLSCVNSLIFDYIARKKVGGTDMKYFIFKQLACIPPKAFSDIQKQFIVTRVQKLLATSTAMAKALDCNLHPYNEEERAILQAEIDAFYAKKYGLSQKDLEYILDPQSIMGKDYPTQTFPGLKTDEEKQYGEYRTKRLTLEAWNRLEKDPALWT, from the coding sequence ATGGCAAGAAGTACTACGCATTTATGGCAAAATATTCATCTCGAAGGTACAATTTTTTCAAATGACCAGCTTGAAGCAATTTCTTGTGAGAACGCAATAGCACAAAAAAAAGAGGATTATCAAATACCTCCAGGATTATCCTTGCTTGATGAAATCGGTCGATCATACCAGATTGCTCGAGCTCTTTCCAAACAATTTGAGATAAAAATAACAAATAAAGAAAATAATATACGTCTGGTTACACAAGAATTTGTACGTAGATTCTTTACTATGTGTCTTGGCTGGGATTTGCAAGCAGTCAGATCAAAACATATAGAACAATATGGTTACCCATTACAACGTATTGCATATGATTTGGTACCACTGACTGTTTGTCCTGCTAATCTTACACTTGATTTTTCTGACAGTGCTTTCTCTGTAAGCAATGGAGGTTCTTCAAAGCTTACAGTAACCCAGATGGTACAAGAGTATCTAGATAGTGTCGGACGAGAACGATGGGGGGTAGTTTCAAATGGTAAGTCAATTCGTTTACTTAGATCGTCTCCAACGCTTTCTCGTCCCCAATATCTGGAATTTGATCTTCTAGCTATCCTTGAAGCTGATTCTTATAATGAATATGGAATCCTTTGGAGAATATTCCATGTCTCAAGAATTCATGATGCAATTAATGACATCCCTTTGCATATCTGGGAAGAATGGAGAAATACAGCTATTGAAGGTGGAGAACGGATTAGAGAAAGATTACGAAAAGGTGTTACAGAAGCCCTCTGCATCCTTGGTTCAGGTTTCCTAAACAATCCAAAAAATTCATTACTTTATGAAAAACTAGCCACAGGATCATTGACAGAACAGACTTATCACCAACAGTTGCTTCATTTAATTTATAGACTCTTGTTTATATTTGCAACAGAAGAAAGGAAAAGCGACAAAGGACTAAGGCTTATTTTTTTGCAGGATCCTTTACTGACGAAAGAAAGAGATCTATATGATAAAGGTTATAGTCAAGCCCGATTACGTATCATTTTGAATTCTATATCCAATTTCAATGCGTACAATGATCTCTGGGAAGCACAGAAAATTGTATTCCGTTGTTTGGAAAAAGGAGAAAGAAAACTTGCTCTTCCAGCGCTCGGAGGATTATTTCTTCACACTCAGTGCCTCGATTTAGATACGGCAAAATTATCAAACGAGGCTTTTCTATCTGCTTTATATTGTTTGCGGTGGTCCCAAGAAGATAATTATAGTCATTGGGTAGATTATGGTAATATGGGAACTGAAGAACTAGGTTCTGTATATGAAAGTCTACTTGAACTGATTCCCCATGTAGATTTGGATACAAAATCTTTTCGTTTCATCGGGATTTCAGATGAAGAAGATACAGCAGGTAATCTGCGAAAGACAACAGGTAGCTATTACACACCTCACTTTCTCGTTGAACATTTGATAGAAACAACACTTGTACCTGTTCTTGAAAAGAAAATTAAGGAGAATTCTACTGATCCTGAAACCGCAATTTTGTCATTGAAAGTAGTCGACCCTGCTTGTGGAAGTGGGCATTTCCTTCTCGCTGCAGCTCGTACAATAGCCGTACGACTAACAAAACTGAGAAGTGATGCAAATACCCCTGATGGTTATCGTGATGCTTTACGGTTAGTAATCAAAAACTGTATCTTCGGAGTAGATATTAACCCAATGGCCGTAGAATTGACAAAAATGTCCCTTTGGTTGGAAGGATTTGAACCTGAAAAACCTCTTGGTTTTCTAGATTCACATATCCTTTGCGGTAATTCATTGCTCGGTGTCTTTAATCTTTCCATATTGGATTATGGTATTCCATCTGATGCTTATAAAAAACTTACAAAAGATGATACCGAGATCTGCAAAGAACTTCGAAAATGTAATAGTGCTGAACAAAAAAATCTTCAAGTTTATAAAAATGATAAAACAATTCGACAAGGAACTTTATTTGATGAGACAGAAGAAGAAAACCCGCTTTCAGAAATCACCAATTTACCAGAAGATTCATTAGAAGAAATCACAACAAAAACAAAACGTTATAAAGAACAATTAACTAAGTTGAATGATATGGTAGATATGATTGCTGCAGATACTTATATAGGTGCATTTCTGACGGTCAAAGACAATTCTTCAATCGTTCCTACGACAAGACTACTGCGACAAATAAGGGAAAATCTGAAAATTGATGAAAAAGATAAAAATGCAATTGAAACCAGCAGGAAAACAGCAAGAGAAGCAAAAGCTTTTCATTGGCCTTTGATGTTTCCAAATGTCTTTTCTTCTGGTGGATTTGATGTCGTCCTTGGTAATCCCCCATGGGAACGTATAACACTGCAAGAGAAAGAATTCTTTGCATCGAGAAGACCAGATATTGCAAATGCTATGAATGCTGCACAAAGGAGAAAGAAAATCTCTAAGTTAGGAAAATCAGAAGTGAATACCCCTGATCAACTTCTCTACCAGCAATTTTTATCAGCTTGTCATACAGCAGAAACACAAAGTACATTCTTCCATGTCAATAACAAAAACCAAGGTCAATACCCACTTTCAGGTAAAGGCGATGTCAATTTGTATGCTCTTTTTACCGAACTATTTTCTAAACTAAAGAAAAAGGAAGGATCTGCAGGTATAATTGTTCCAACAGGAATTGCAACTGATGATTCCACAAAGGAACTATTCGCTTCCTTTATTAATAACGAAGAATTGCAATCCTTATATGATTTTGAAAACCAAAATATTTTCCCAGCAGTACATAAAAGTTATAAATTTTGCCTACTTACCCTTTCCAAGACTAAAACTGCAGACTTTGCCTGTTTCTTGCACACAATACAGGATTTGGATGATGATCGACGACATTTCCAAATGGAAGCTTCTGATTTTGATCTAATAAATCCCAATACGCATTCCCTTCCTCTGTTCAGAAGCAAGGCAGATGCAGAACTGACAAAGCAAATGTACCGACATTCGCAAGTAATTTGGAATGAAAATGATACAAAATCAGGAAATCCTTGGAATCTATCTTTTTCTCGATTATTTGATATGTCCAATGATTCCAAACTTTTCCAGACACAAGCAAATTCCAGTTGTTATCCCCTGTATGAAGCAAAAATGATACACCGATATGACCACAGATGGGCAACCTTTGATGGTGCTACCGATAAAAAAGGAAATCTGATTACGAGAAATGTTACTCCTGAAGAAAAACAAAACCCCGGTTTTGAAATCAAGCCTCGTTATTGGGTTGATAAAAGACAAGTTTTAGCAAGAATTGCACAAAACGTACCTTCAAAAGTAATCAAGGCATGGCTTGACCATGATGAAACACAGCTAAGGGAAGAACTTCTTTATTCAAACAACGCTATTCTTTCCAAGCTAGGAGATTCTACGCAGATCTGGCAAGATATGGACCAATTTATGGACCAGCAAAGTCCTAAATGGTTAATGGGATGGAGAGATATTACTAATTCGACAAATATGAGAACCACCATTGCTACAATAATTCCACGATCTGCAACAAACGATAAGTTTCTATCGATTATGAATTTAGATACCACACAAGCAATGATATTTCTTTCATGTGTAAACAGCCTAATTTTCGACTATATAGCACGCAAAAAAGTTGGTGGAACCGATATGAAATATTTTATTTTCAAACAGCTTGCTTGTATTCCCCCAAAGGCTTTTTCTGATATACAAAAACAATTTATTGTAACAAGAGTTCAGAAATTGCTAGCAACTTCAACTGCAATGGCAAAAGCTCTGGATTGTAATTTACATCCATATAATGAAGAGGAAAGAGCAATACTACAAGCTGAAATAGATGCTTTTTATGCTAAAAAATATGGCTTATCACAGAAAGACCTAGAATATATTTTAGATCCCCAATCTATAATGGGCAAAGATTATCCGACCCAAACCTTTCCAGGGCTAAAAACCGACGAAGAAAAACAATATGGTGAATATCGAACTAAACGACTCACACTTGAAGCTTGGAATCGCTTGGAAAAGGACCCTGCCCTATGGACATAG
- a CDS encoding HNH endonuclease, which produces MDIDYYTFMLVDNIAITSGWENVSKLNNTCIEISSALHHFRGFIQLVKKEQYKLSFSSSTLSEELAKQYSESSLAQIDGIDTLRLILKKASVLASVLPDTPLQIYLEKIKNLNIDDTTIKNEVTQRIGQTCYRDALIKYWNGKCALTGLDIPELLYASHAKPWADCTTATERLNVFNGLLLESRFDKLFDQGYISFANDGRILISPVLTPSQLQLLGLYPSLQIRRLRPEHFVFLQYHREHIFKKNKLVST; this is translated from the coding sequence ATGGACATAGATTATTATACCTTCATGCTTGTAGATAATATTGCAATAACATCAGGTTGGGAAAACGTTAGCAAGCTCAACAATACATGCATTGAAATATCCTCTGCTTTACATCATTTCAGAGGATTTATCCAATTAGTCAAAAAGGAACAATATAAGTTATCATTTTCGTCTTCTACTCTGTCAGAAGAACTTGCAAAGCAATATAGTGAGAGTTCCCTTGCACAAATTGATGGAATTGATACTCTTCGGCTTATCCTAAAGAAAGCATCTGTTTTGGCGTCTGTATTGCCAGATACACCATTACAAATATATTTAGAAAAAATCAAGAATCTCAATATTGATGATACAACGATAAAGAACGAAGTTACACAAAGAATTGGCCAAACATGTTACAGAGATGCCTTGATAAAATATTGGAATGGCAAATGCGCCCTTACAGGTTTAGATATTCCCGAATTGCTCTATGCTAGTCATGCAAAACCATGGGCTGATTGTACCACCGCAACAGAACGGCTCAATGTATTTAACGGCTTACTTTTGGAAAGTCGTTTTGACAAGCTTTTTGATCAGGGTTATATTTCATTTGCTAACGATGGACGCATTTTGATCTCTCCTGTTCTTACTCCTTCCCAATTGCAATTACTCGGACTCTATCCCTCCTTGCAGATAAGGAGACTAAGGCCAGAACATTTTGTCTTTTTGCAATATCATAGAGAACATATATTCAAGAAAAATAAATTAGTCAGCACTTAA
- a CDS encoding ATP-dependent helicase produces MYNFTEEQNIFLKAEGNIVLQACPGSGKTTSIAKKFVQYVENWKQPHQGVAILSFTNVASEEVKQQVQEMILPGFDTGYPHYLGTLDSFINKYILLRFGYLLYPEPKRPIISLDDLFLLPFFQWKSECYRKGCVTNISSFRWDKNGRLLYNNENIRCKKEKGAALPCEQYKKLLLKKGLIFQSETASFAYLLLKKHPNIAAAIATRFPVIIVDEAQDSSAEQMAVLDLINQAGTKSMFLIGDPDQSIYEWRNATPKCFRDKIDSDKWRTLRLTGNFRSSQLICNVTRFFSKSLEGTEPSKAIGSDVAYSQEPILLLYEGNIKNNKGKIIEKFREICIEHAITIDASHVAIVTRGRISSNREVSGLWKSPEVKFFANASYEWMAGSRKKAYEFCEKGLFGLIIKGYKDIQDDFRVEIENCMPYEFWHSIVVELLIKLPSANLPLSDWVKRLIEQINKLCCQYNLTLLKDKTIQGVIKIKKRDQKVKDFKTIPLKSYFETINQSSYTESSVHGVKGQTYDALMLLVGNNKGNTITSRFLCEGSLDTELMRIAYVAMTRPRKLLVIAMPKIENQFLLSRFSISNWEYIYV; encoded by the coding sequence ATGTATAACTTTACAGAAGAACAAAATATTTTTCTTAAGGCTGAGGGCAATATTGTACTCCAAGCTTGCCCTGGTAGTGGCAAAACCACAAGTATTGCAAAAAAATTTGTACAGTATGTGGAAAATTGGAAACAACCTCACCAGGGGGTAGCAATTCTCTCTTTCACGAATGTTGCCAGCGAAGAAGTTAAGCAACAAGTACAAGAAATGATTTTACCAGGATTCGATACTGGCTATCCACATTATTTAGGGACCTTAGATAGTTTTATCAATAAATATATTTTACTAAGATTTGGATATTTGCTCTATCCTGAACCAAAACGTCCTATTATTTCTCTGGATGATTTGTTTTTGCTTCCCTTCTTCCAATGGAAATCTGAGTGTTATCGTAAAGGATGTGTTACTAACATAAGTAGCTTCAGATGGGATAAAAATGGCAGATTGTTATATAATAATGAGAATATTCGTTGTAAAAAAGAAAAAGGAGCTGCGCTTCCATGTGAACAATACAAAAAACTGTTGCTAAAAAAAGGACTTATATTTCAAAGTGAAACAGCAAGTTTTGCCTATTTATTACTAAAAAAACATCCTAATATTGCAGCGGCTATTGCAACACGTTTCCCTGTAATTATTGTTGATGAAGCACAAGATTCTTCTGCAGAACAGATGGCTGTATTGGATTTAATCAATCAGGCGGGAACAAAATCTATGTTTTTGATAGGTGACCCTGATCAATCAATTTATGAATGGAGAAATGCAACTCCGAAATGTTTTAGAGATAAAATCGATAGTGATAAGTGGCGTACATTACGGTTAACTGGCAATTTTCGAAGTTCACAATTGATCTGTAATGTTACGAGATTTTTTTCAAAATCTTTAGAGGGGACAGAACCAAGCAAAGCTATTGGTTCAGATGTTGCTTACTCTCAAGAACCTATATTGTTATTGTATGAAGGAAATATAAAAAATAATAAAGGGAAGATAATAGAAAAATTTAGAGAAATCTGTATTGAACATGCAATTACTATTGATGCTTCACATGTTGCCATTGTCACTCGTGGAAGAATTAGTTCTAATAGGGAAGTTTCTGGCCTTTGGAAAAGCCCTGAAGTCAAATTCTTTGCAAATGCTTCATATGAATGGATGGCAGGATCAAGGAAAAAAGCTTATGAATTTTGTGAAAAAGGTTTGTTTGGGCTAATTATTAAGGGATATAAAGATATTCAAGATGATTTTAGAGTAGAAATTGAAAATTGCATGCCTTATGAATTTTGGCACTCTATTGTAGTTGAATTATTAATAAAACTTCCATCTGCAAACTTACCACTATCAGATTGGGTTAAAAGACTAATAGAACAGATAAATAAATTATGTTGTCAATATAACCTTACATTGTTAAAAGATAAAACTATTCAAGGTGTTATAAAAATTAAGAAACGGGATCAAAAAGTTAAAGATTTCAAGACAATACCTTTGAAAAGTTATTTTGAAACTATAAATCAATCATCATATACAGAATCTTCTGTACATGGTGTAAAAGGACAAACTTATGATGCTTTGATGTTACTTGTAGGAAACAACAAAGGAAATACGATTACTTCACGATTTCTTTGTGAAGGCTCATTAGATACTGAATTAATGAGAATAGCCTATGTTGCAATGACAAGACCAAGAAAACTTCTTGTTATTGCTATGCCAAAAATAGAGAATCAATTTTTATTATCACGCTTTTCCATATCTAATTGGGAATATATCTATGTTTAA